One Pseudomonas fluorescens genomic region harbors:
- the purD gene encoding phosphoribosylamine--glycine ligase encodes MNVLIIGSGGREHALAWKVAQDPRVQKVFVAPGNAGTAIEAKCENVAIDVLALEQLADFAEKNVSLTIVGPEVPLVAGVVDLFRTRGLDCFGPTAGAAQLEGSKAFTKDFLARHKIPTADYQNFTEIEPALAYLREKGAPIVIKADGLAAGKGVIVAMTLAEAEDAVRDMLAGNAFGDAGSRVVIEEFLDGEEASFIVMVDGKNVLPMATSQDHKRVGDGDSGPNTGGMGAYSPAPVVTADVHQRVMDQVIWPTVRGMADEGNVYTGFLYAGLMIDKAGNPKVIEFNCRFGDPETQPVMLRLQSSLVLLVEAALAQALDKVEAQWDPRPSVGIVLAAGGYPGDYAKGAAINGLDAAAGLEGKVFHAGTALNNGQVVTAGGRVLCATAMGATVGEAQQQAYKLAAAIDWNGCFYRKDIGYRAIARERGETQE; translated from the coding sequence ATGAATGTTTTGATCATTGGCAGCGGTGGCCGCGAACACGCCCTGGCCTGGAAAGTGGCTCAGGATCCGCGCGTGCAGAAAGTTTTCGTCGCGCCTGGCAACGCCGGTACGGCCATTGAAGCCAAGTGCGAGAACGTCGCCATCGATGTACTGGCCCTTGAGCAGTTGGCCGATTTCGCCGAGAAAAACGTTTCCCTGACTATCGTCGGTCCGGAAGTGCCGCTGGTCGCCGGCGTTGTCGATCTGTTCCGCACCCGTGGCCTGGACTGCTTTGGTCCGACCGCTGGCGCCGCGCAGCTGGAAGGCTCGAAAGCCTTCACCAAGGATTTCCTTGCGCGCCACAAGATTCCGACCGCCGATTACCAGAACTTCACCGAGATCGAGCCGGCCCTGGCTTATCTGCGTGAAAAAGGCGCGCCGATCGTAATCAAGGCCGACGGTCTTGCGGCCGGTAAAGGCGTGATCGTCGCCATGACGCTGGCCGAAGCCGAAGACGCCGTGCGTGACATGCTCGCCGGCAACGCGTTTGGCGACGCCGGTTCGCGCGTGGTGATCGAAGAGTTCCTCGATGGCGAAGAAGCTTCGTTCATCGTCATGGTCGACGGCAAAAACGTGCTGCCGATGGCCACCAGCCAGGACCACAAACGCGTCGGCGACGGCGACAGCGGCCCAAACACTGGCGGCATGGGCGCCTACTCCCCTGCTCCGGTAGTCACCGCCGACGTGCACCAGCGCGTGATGGACCAGGTGATCTGGCCGACCGTGCGCGGCATGGCCGACGAAGGCAACGTCTACACTGGCTTCCTTTATGCCGGTCTGATGATCGACAAGGCCGGTAATCCGAAGGTCATCGAGTTCAACTGCCGCTTCGGCGATCCGGAAACACAACCGGTCATGCTGCGTCTGCAATCGAGCCTGGTGCTGCTGGTCGAAGCAGCGCTGGCGCAAGCGCTGGACAAGGTCGAAGCCCAGTGGGATCCACGTCCGAGCGTCGGCATTGTGCTGGCAGCTGGCGGCTACCCGGGCGACTACGCCAAGGGCGCAGCGATCAACGGTCTCGATGCCGCCGCAGGTCTGGAAGGCAAAGTCTTCCACGCGGGTACTGCGCTGAACAACGGCCAGGTCGTCACCGCCGGTGGTCGCGTACTCTGCGCCACGGCGATGGGCGCCACCGTCGGCGAAGCTCAGCAGCAAGCGTACAAGCTGGCTGCCGCCATCGACTGGAACGGCTGCTTCTATCGCAAGGACATTGGCTACCGCGCCATTGCCCGCGAACGTGGCGAAACTCAGGAATAA
- the purH gene encoding bifunctional phosphoribosylaminoimidazolecarboxamide formyltransferase/IMP cyclohydrolase: MTDQTTRLPIRRALISVSDKTGILEFAKELEALGVEILSTGGTFKLLRDNGVAAVEVADYTGFAEMMDGRVKTLHPKIHGGILGRRGTDDAIMSEHGIKPIDLVAVNLYPFEATINKPGCDLPTAIENIDIGGPTMVRSAAKNHKDVAIVVNASDYASVLEGLKAGGLTYAQRFDLMLKAFEHTAAYDGMIANYMGTVNQAVETLSTEGRSEFPRTFNSQFIKAQEMRYGENPHQSAAFYVEAKPAEVGIATATQLQGKELSYNNVADTDAALECVKSFVKPACVIVKHANPCGVAVSPDAEGGIRQAYELAYATDTESAFGGIIAFNRELDAETAKAIVERQFVEVIIAPSVSEEARAIVAAKANVRLLACGEWSADRAAAWDYKRVNGGLLVQSRDIGMISADDLKVVTKRAPTEQEIHDLIFAWKVAKYVKSNAIVYAKNRQTIGVGAGQMSRVNSARIAAIKAEHAGLQVAGSVMASDAFFPFRDGLDNAAKVGITAVIQPGGSMRDAEVIAAADEAGIAMVFTGMRHFRH, from the coding sequence ATGACCGACCAGACTACCCGCCTGCCGATCCGCCGCGCCTTGATCAGCGTTTCCGACAAGACCGGGATCCTCGAATTCGCCAAGGAGCTTGAAGCTCTGGGCGTCGAGATCCTCTCCACCGGCGGGACGTTCAAGCTGCTGCGCGACAACGGTGTTGCCGCAGTGGAAGTCGCGGATTACACCGGTTTTGCCGAAATGATGGACGGTCGGGTAAAAACCCTGCACCCGAAAATCCACGGCGGCATCCTCGGTCGTCGCGGGACTGACGACGCGATCATGAGCGAGCACGGCATCAAGCCGATCGATCTGGTTGCGGTCAACCTCTACCCGTTCGAAGCCACCATCAACAAGCCAGGCTGCGACCTGCCGACCGCCATCGAAAACATCGACATCGGCGGCCCGACCATGGTCCGTTCGGCGGCGAAAAACCATAAAGACGTAGCGATCGTTGTGAATGCCAGCGATTACGCCAGCGTTCTCGAAGGCCTGAAAGCCGGCGGCCTGACCTACGCGCAACGTTTCGATCTGATGCTCAAGGCATTCGAGCACACCGCTGCCTACGACGGCATGATCGCCAACTACATGGGCACCGTGAATCAGGCCGTTGAAACCTTGAGCACCGAAGGCCGCAGCGAATTTCCGCGCACCTTCAACAGCCAGTTCATCAAGGCCCAGGAAATGCGCTACGGCGAGAACCCGCACCAGAGCGCGGCGTTCTACGTTGAGGCCAAGCCTGCCGAAGTCGGCATCGCCACCGCGACCCAGCTGCAAGGCAAGGAGCTGTCGTACAACAACGTCGCCGATACTGACGCGGCGCTGGAATGCGTGAAGAGCTTCGTCAAGCCAGCCTGTGTGATCGTCAAGCACGCCAACCCGTGCGGCGTGGCGGTGAGCCCGGACGCTGAAGGCGGTATCCGTCAGGCTTACGAGCTGGCCTACGCCACCGACACCGAATCGGCGTTCGGCGGCATCATCGCCTTCAACCGTGAACTGGATGCCGAGACCGCCAAAGCGATCGTCGAGCGTCAGTTCGTTGAAGTGATCATCGCCCCATCGGTCAGCGAAGAAGCCCGCGCCATCGTTGCAGCAAAAGCCAACGTGCGCCTCCTGGCCTGCGGCGAGTGGTCGGCTGACCGTGCTGCGGCGTGGGACTACAAGCGCGTCAATGGTGGCCTGCTGGTGCAAAGCCGCGATATCGGCATGATCAGCGCTGATGACCTGAAAGTCGTGACCAAACGCGCACCGACCGAACAGGAAATCCACGACCTGATCTTCGCCTGGAAAGTTGCCAAGTATGTCAAATCCAATGCCATCGTCTACGCCAAGAACCGCCAGACCATCGGTGTCGGCGCGGGCCAGATGAGCCGCGTAAACTCGGCGCGTATCGCCGCGATCAAGGCTGAGCATGCCGGTCTGCAGGTCGCCGGTTCGGTGATGGCCTCGGACGCGTTCTTCCCGTTCCGCGACGGCCTGGACAATGCGGCCAAGGTTGGCATCACGGCGGTGATCCAACCGGGCGGTTCGATGCGTGATGCTGAAGTGATTGCTGCTGCCGACGAAGCCGGCATCGCCATGGTCTTCACCGGCATGCGCCACTTCCGCCACTGA
- the fis gene encoding DNA-binding transcriptional regulator Fis — MTMMTETLVSGTTPVSDNVNLKQHLNTPSEEGQTLRGSVEKALHNYFAHLEGASVTDVYNLVLSEVEAPLLESVMNYVKGNQTKASELLGLNRGTLRKKLKQYDLL; from the coding sequence ATGACGATGATGACCGAGACTTTAGTGAGTGGAACAACACCCGTGAGCGACAACGTGAATTTGAAACAGCACCTCAATACCCCGAGCGAAGAAGGCCAGACCCTTCGCGGGAGTGTCGAGAAGGCGCTGCACAATTATTTCGCCCACCTTGAGGGCGCGTCCGTCACGGATGTGTACAACCTGGTGCTCTCCGAAGTCGAGGCGCCCCTGCTCGAAAGCGTGATGAACTACGTCAAGGGCAACCAGACCAAAGCCAGCGAGCTGCTGGGACTCAACCGCGGCACGCTGCGCAAGAAACTCAAGCAGTACGATCTGCTGTAA
- the dusB gene encoding tRNA dihydrouridine synthase DusB, with the protein MSAVRIGPYTLQNGLILAPMAGVTDQPFRQLCKRLGAGLVVSEMVTSDMSLWNTRKSRMRMIHEGDPEPRSVQIAGGDAQMLADAARANVELGAQIIDINMGCPAKKVCNKAAGSALLKDEALVTEILHAVVAAVDVPVTLKIRTGWDRDNRNGLTVAKIAEQAGITALAVHGRTRADLYKGEAEYDTIAAIKQAVSIPVFANGDIDSPEKARYVLDATGADGLLVGRAAQGRPWIFREIEHFLRTGEKLPAPELLEVEHILLEHLAALHAFYGDVMGVRIARKHVGWYLATLPGAKEFRAHFNRLDGTETQCANVREFFAERYKSLTGDEEGVAA; encoded by the coding sequence ATGTCGGCGGTACGCATCGGCCCATACACATTGCAGAACGGCTTGATTCTTGCCCCGATGGCAGGCGTCACCGATCAGCCCTTTCGTCAGCTGTGCAAGCGTCTGGGCGCAGGGCTGGTTGTCTCGGAAATGGTCACCAGCGACATGAGCTTGTGGAACACCCGCAAGTCGCGCATGCGCATGATCCACGAAGGCGATCCCGAGCCCCGCTCGGTACAGATTGCCGGTGGCGATGCGCAGATGCTGGCGGATGCAGCCCGGGCCAACGTCGAGCTGGGCGCACAGATTATTGATATCAACATGGGTTGCCCGGCAAAAAAGGTCTGCAACAAGGCTGCCGGGTCCGCGTTGTTGAAAGATGAAGCACTGGTGACCGAGATCCTGCATGCCGTGGTGGCGGCGGTTGATGTGCCGGTCACCCTGAAGATCCGCACCGGCTGGGATCGCGACAACAGGAACGGCCTGACCGTGGCGAAGATCGCCGAGCAGGCCGGGATCACCGCGCTGGCCGTGCATGGCCGCACGCGCGCCGATCTGTACAAGGGCGAAGCGGAGTACGACACGATTGCCGCGATCAAGCAGGCGGTGTCGATTCCGGTGTTTGCCAATGGCGATATCGATTCACCGGAAAAGGCCCGTTACGTGCTTGATGCGACCGGTGCCGATGGCCTGCTGGTAGGTCGTGCCGCCCAAGGGCGGCCATGGATTTTTCGCGAGATCGAACACTTCCTGCGCACGGGCGAGAAATTGCCGGCGCCGGAGCTGCTCGAGGTGGAACACATTCTGCTGGAGCATCTGGCCGCACTTCACGCTTTCTATGGCGACGTGATGGGCGTGCGAATTGCACGCAAGCATGTGGGCTGGTATCTCGCAACCTTGCCGGGCGCCAAGGAGTTTCGCGCCCACTTCAATCGTTTGGATGGCACGGAAACACAATGCGCCAACGTTCGGGAGTTCTTCGCCGAGCGTTACAAGAGCCTGACAGGGGACGAAGAAGGGGTGGCCGCATGA
- a CDS encoding DUF3426 domain-containing protein: MTDSFVTQCPHCQTSFRVSHAQLSVARGVVRCGSCLQVFNAAKQLLEQHAGKDAVTPVASAPVEATPAEPQRPVMLETPAPRAISQKQWSASELDLDSLDLDEELARLEQREIQPVSELGRGREDALSARRDSAEPDDGAWPDSLFSEPADQRAPEPGDEPQISDIEPVKPERTEPSLSLEPVDLDDEPAIPQLRLHDPIDPNARRDRFSASDDSDDDDLPPVAPPRKKRERAETGVRADVLQDLTDDPLQLDWQKRRSPWGRRLLWLLLVLIAAGGLAGQYVAYHFEELARQDQYRPWFQQLCPQIGCTVPSKVDIARIKSSNLVVRSHPEFSGALVVDAIIYNRATFSQPFPLLELRFADLNGHLIASRRFKPGEYLNGDLEGMAEMPPQTPIHIALDILDPGPKAVNYSLSFHSPE, translated from the coding sequence ATGACCGACAGCTTCGTCACCCAGTGCCCGCATTGCCAAACCAGCTTCCGTGTCAGCCACGCTCAATTGAGCGTGGCCCGCGGAGTGGTTCGCTGCGGCTCATGCCTGCAAGTGTTCAATGCGGCCAAACAGCTGCTGGAACAACACGCCGGCAAGGATGCGGTGACGCCGGTTGCTTCCGCTCCGGTTGAAGCAACTCCCGCCGAGCCACAACGGCCGGTCATGCTCGAAACCCCAGCGCCGCGCGCCATCAGCCAGAAGCAATGGAGCGCGTCCGAACTGGATCTCGACAGCCTGGATCTGGACGAAGAGCTCGCCCGCCTCGAACAACGGGAAATTCAACCGGTCAGCGAACTCGGCCGCGGGCGCGAAGACGCCCTGAGTGCCCGTCGCGACAGTGCCGAGCCGGATGACGGCGCATGGCCGGACAGCCTGTTCAGCGAACCCGCCGACCAACGAGCGCCAGAACCGGGCGACGAGCCGCAGATCAGCGACATCGAACCGGTCAAACCCGAGCGCACCGAACCCTCGTTGTCGCTGGAACCGGTGGATCTGGATGACGAGCCGGCCATTCCGCAACTGCGCCTGCACGATCCGATCGACCCGAATGCGCGCCGCGACCGTTTTTCCGCCAGCGACGACAGCGATGATGACGATCTGCCGCCCGTTGCTCCGCCACGGAAAAAGCGCGAGCGCGCAGAAACCGGCGTACGCGCCGATGTGCTGCAAGACCTGACCGACGATCCGCTGCAGCTCGATTGGCAGAAGCGCCGTTCACCGTGGGGCCGGCGCCTGCTCTGGCTGCTGTTGGTACTCATCGCGGCGGGCGGCCTTGCCGGCCAATATGTTGCCTACCATTTCGAAGAGCTGGCACGCCAGGATCAGTACCGGCCGTGGTTTCAGCAGCTCTGTCCGCAAATCGGTTGCACCGTGCCTTCCAAAGTCGATATTGCACGCATCAAGAGCAGCAACCTGGTGGTGCGCAGCCATCCGGAATTCAGCGGTGCGCTGGTGGTCGATGCGATCATTTATAACCGCGCGACGTTTTCTCAGCCGTTTCCATTGCTGGAGCTGCGCTTTGCCGACCTGAATGGCCATTTGATCGCCAGTCGTCGCTTCAAGCCTGGCGAATACCTCAACGGCGACCTCGAAGGCATGGCGGAAATGCCGCCGCAAACGCCGATCCACATCGCGCTGGATATTCTCGATCCAGGCCCGAAAGCGGTGAATTACAGCCTGAGTTTTCACTCACCCGAGTGA
- the prmA gene encoding 50S ribosomal protein L11 methyltransferase: MPWLQVRLAISPEQAETYEDAFLEVGAVSVTFMDAEDQPIFEPELNTTPLWAHTHLLALFEGGTEPEPVLAHLELLTGSPLPEHHSEVIEDQDWERSWMDGFEPMRFGQRLWIVPSWHAAPEPDAVNLLLDPGLAFGTGTHPTTALCLEWLDGQDLKDCNVLDFGCGSGILAIAALLLGAREAVGTDIDVQALEASRDNAGRNNIADDLFPLYLPEDLPQVQADVLVANILAGPLVSLAPQLSSLVKTGGRLALSGILAEQGDEVAAAYAQDFDLDPIANRDGWVRITGRRR, translated from the coding sequence ATGCCTTGGCTGCAAGTACGTCTGGCCATCAGCCCGGAACAAGCCGAAACCTACGAAGACGCTTTCCTTGAAGTGGGCGCCGTGTCGGTGACCTTCATGGACGCCGAAGATCAGCCGATCTTCGAGCCGGAACTCAACACCACACCGCTGTGGGCGCACACCCATTTGCTCGCCCTGTTCGAGGGTGGCACCGAACCGGAACCGGTTCTGGCCCATCTCGAGCTGCTGACCGGCAGCCCACTGCCGGAGCATCACAGCGAAGTCATTGAAGACCAGGACTGGGAACGCAGCTGGATGGACGGCTTTGAGCCGATGCGTTTCGGCCAGCGCCTGTGGATCGTGCCGAGCTGGCACGCCGCGCCGGAACCTGACGCAGTCAACCTGCTGCTCGATCCGGGCCTGGCTTTCGGCACCGGCACCCACCCGACGACGGCGCTGTGCCTGGAATGGCTCGACGGCCAGGATTTGAAAGACTGCAATGTGCTCGATTTCGGCTGCGGCTCGGGGATCCTGGCGATTGCCGCCCTGCTGCTCGGCGCCAGGGAAGCGGTCGGCACCGACATCGATGTGCAGGCGCTGGAGGCCTCGCGCGATAACGCCGGGCGCAACAACATCGCCGACGATCTGTTCCCGCTGTATCTGCCGGAAGATTTGCCGCAGGTGCAGGCCGACGTGCTGGTCGCCAATATTCTCGCCGGCCCGTTGGTGTCGCTGGCGCCGCAGCTGTCCAGCCTGGTCAAGACCGGCGGTCGTCTGGCGCTGTCGGGCATCCTCGCCGAACAAGGTGATGAAGTCGCCGCCGCTTATGCTCAGGACTTCGACCTTGATCCGATTGCCAATCGCGATGGCTGGGTGCGCATCACTGGCCGTCGGCGCTAG
- the accC gene encoding acetyl-CoA carboxylase biotin carboxylase subunit produces MTAKLEKVLIANRGEIALRILRACKEMGIKTVAVYSKADKELMHLGLADESVCIGPASAAQSYLHIPAIIAAAEVTGATAIHPGYGFLAENADFAEQVENSGFAFIGPKAETIRLMGDKVSAKHAMIEAGVPTVPGSDGPLPEDEETALRIGREVGYPVIIKAAGGGGGRGMRVVHKEEDLIASAKLTRSEAGAAFGNPMVYLEKFLTNPRHVEVQVLSDGQGQAIHLGDRDCSLQRRHQKVLEEAPAPGIDEKARQEVLARCVKACIDIGYRGAGTFEFLYENGRFYFIEMNTRVQVEHPVSEMVTGIDIVKEMLSIAAGNKLSFTQDDVVIRGHSLECRINAEDPKTFMPSPGTVKHFHAPGGNGVRVDSHLYSGYAVPPNYDSLIGKLITYGTTRDEAMARMRNALDEIVVDGIKTNIPLHRDLVRDEGFCKGGVNIHYLEHKLAGEKH; encoded by the coding sequence ATGACTGCGAAGTTGGAAAAAGTTCTGATCGCTAACCGCGGTGAGATCGCCCTGCGGATTCTGCGTGCCTGCAAAGAGATGGGCATCAAGACCGTCGCCGTTTACTCCAAGGCCGACAAAGAGCTGATGCACCTGGGTCTGGCAGACGAATCCGTCTGCATCGGCCCGGCGTCCGCCGCTCAGTCTTACCTGCACATTCCGGCCATCATCGCTGCCGCTGAAGTGACTGGCGCTACCGCCATTCACCCAGGCTACGGTTTCCTTGCGGAAAACGCCGATTTTGCCGAACAGGTCGAGAACTCCGGCTTTGCCTTCATCGGCCCGAAAGCCGAGACCATCCGCCTGATGGGTGACAAGGTATCGGCCAAGCACGCGATGATCGAAGCCGGCGTGCCAACCGTTCCAGGTTCTGACGGCCCACTGCCGGAAGACGAAGAAACGGCGCTGCGCATCGGTCGCGAAGTCGGCTACCCGGTGATCATCAAAGCCGCTGGCGGCGGCGGTGGTCGCGGCATGCGCGTTGTGCACAAGGAAGAAGACCTGATCGCCTCGGCGAAACTGACCCGCTCCGAAGCAGGCGCGGCGTTTGGCAACCCGATGGTCTATCTGGAAAAATTCCTCACCAACCCGCGTCACGTCGAAGTTCAGGTTCTGTCCGACGGCCAGGGCCAGGCCATCCATCTGGGCGACCGCGATTGCTCGCTGCAACGTCGTCACCAGAAGGTTCTCGAAGAAGCGCCGGCACCGGGCATCGACGAGAAGGCACGCCAGGAAGTTCTGGCCCGCTGCGTCAAGGCCTGCATCGACATCGGTTACCGCGGCGCCGGCACTTTCGAGTTCCTGTACGAGAACGGTCGTTTTTACTTCATCGAAATGAACACCCGTGTTCAGGTGGAGCACCCGGTTTCGGAAATGGTCACCGGTATCGACATCGTCAAGGAGATGCTCAGCATCGCCGCTGGCAACAAGCTGTCGTTCACGCAGGATGACGTGGTTATCCGCGGTCACTCGCTGGAATGCCGGATCAACGCTGAAGACCCGAAAACCTTCATGCCGAGCCCGGGTACGGTCAAGCATTTCCATGCTCCAGGCGGCAACGGCGTTCGCGTCGATTCGCACCTGTACAGCGGTTATGCCGTACCACCGAACTACGATTCGCTGATCGGCAAGCTGATCACTTACGGCACTACCCGCGACGAAGCCATGGCCCGCATGCGCAATGCCCTGGACGAAATCGTGGTTGACGGGATCAAGACCAACATCCCGCTGCACCGTGATCTGGTTCGTGACGAAGGCTTCTGCAAAGGGGGCGTGAACATTCACTACCTCGAGCACAAGCTGGCTGGCGAGAAGCACTAA
- the accB gene encoding acetyl-CoA carboxylase biotin carboxyl carrier protein yields MDIRKVKKLIELLEESGIDELEIKEGEESVRISRHSKTPAQQYYAPAPMQAPAAAPVAAAPVAAAAPAAAAAPALNGTVARSPMVGTFYRKSSPTSPSFVEVGQTVKKGDTLCIVEAMKMMNHIEAETSGVIESILVEDGQPVEYDQPLFTIV; encoded by the coding sequence ATGGATATCCGTAAAGTTAAGAAATTGATCGAATTGCTGGAAGAGTCCGGCATCGACGAGCTCGAGATCAAGGAAGGCGAAGAGTCCGTACGCATCAGCCGTCACAGCAAGACTCCGGCTCAGCAGTACTACGCGCCGGCGCCGATGCAGGCCCCGGCCGCTGCGCCAGTCGCCGCCGCTCCGGTCGCTGCCGCCGCCCCGGCTGCCGCTGCTGCCCCAGCGCTGAACGGCACTGTTGCCCGTTCGCCGATGGTGGGTACGTTCTACCGCAAATCTTCGCCAACCTCGCCGTCCTTCGTTGAAGTCGGCCAGACCGTGAAGAAAGGCGACACCCTGTGCATCGTCGAAGCCATGAAGATGATGAACCACATCGAAGCTGAAACCAGCGGTGTGATCGAATCCATCCTCGTCGAAGACGGCCAGCCGGTTGAGTACGACCAACCGCTGTTCACCATCGTTTGA
- the aroQ gene encoding type II 3-dehydroquinate dehydratase has translation MATLLVLHGPNLNLLGTREPGTYGSTTLAQINQDLERRAREAGHHLLYLQSNAEYELIDRIHAARGEGVDFILINPAAFTHTSVALRDALLGVSIPFIEVHLSNVHKREPFRHHSYFSDVAVGVICGLGASGYRLALEAALEQLETQATT, from the coding sequence ATGGCAACCCTATTGGTGCTGCACGGCCCCAACCTGAACCTGCTCGGCACCCGCGAACCCGGCACTTACGGTTCAACGACCCTGGCGCAGATCAATCAGGATCTGGAGCGTCGCGCCCGGGAAGCCGGCCATCATCTGCTGTATCTGCAAAGCAATGCCGAGTACGAATTGATCGACCGCATCCACGCCGCACGCGGCGAAGGCGTCGATTTCATTCTGATCAATCCAGCAGCTTTTACACACACAAGTGTCGCATTACGTGACGCGCTGCTGGGAGTGAGCATCCCATTCATCGAAGTGCATTTGTCCAACGTGCACAAACGCGAACCTTTCCGCCATCACTCTTACTTCTCCGATGTAGCGGTGGGAGTGATCTGCGGCCTTGGCGCCAGCGGTTACCGACTGGCCCTGGAGGCTGCGCTAGAACAGCTTGAAACACAGGCAACGACTTGA
- a CDS encoding methyl-accepting chemotaxis protein, with amino-acid sequence MRLKLLTNLNTLLLVAVCVALGATLWWSQKALERPYLLMERYLGLSQQFQNEVARNVEDYLASGDALRLSSAAQAIDNVGMELDELPPTLADTLRPSLSGLAEFSKTDLLAAGKLAGDPQALLLQAERELSASLDQLSTYADGDASYLTPLLAASQHVGKLSLARDKLVSSGRSELAADVEREVAQLRTQAQAIDALPLRGVVAKSASGSDDFAAMMGIENTEQTIAEDAGIGLKRELNSLLGRYPAELARTREQIQKRTDLSAATHQKIAAVQQAIAALEPVVRAQHGQIQGEVRLMQGAMIGLILLIALLIDTLQRRLSRTLTNLAPALSTWAEGDFSHDIHLGKTNRELQDIEASLNRLRAYLVDLVGTIRGNAEQVAGSSRTLAELSNDLHSGAEHQAGDTALIRDSLGELEATIQQVAGDARQAADASRHAGLAVEHGQTVIGQSLTGLHALVGEVQGNAQMIEHLAEESATIGGVLTVIRSIADQTNLLALNAAIEAARAGEMGRGFAVVAEEVRSLAQRTAGATAEIQTLIAGLQTAARQSVEGMRAQVEHAEATANQAQAADGALDKIVGAIQTIADTAVRIADVTAQQSGAVSEIRDHSERIHQLGGDNLLRIGRGREQGENLLALGGQLHTAVQAFRV; translated from the coding sequence ATGCGCCTGAAGTTGCTCACCAATCTCAATACCCTACTGCTGGTTGCCGTGTGCGTCGCACTCGGCGCCACGCTGTGGTGGTCGCAAAAAGCCCTTGAACGTCCGTATTTGCTGATGGAGCGATACCTGGGGCTGTCGCAACAATTTCAGAATGAAGTGGCGCGCAACGTCGAGGACTACCTCGCCAGCGGCGACGCACTGCGTTTGAGCAGTGCCGCCCAAGCCATCGACAATGTTGGCATGGAACTCGACGAACTACCGCCGACGCTGGCCGACACGCTGCGCCCGAGCCTGTCCGGCCTGGCAGAATTCAGTAAAACCGACCTGCTCGCAGCCGGCAAACTGGCCGGCGATCCGCAAGCGTTGCTGTTGCAGGCCGAGCGTGAACTGAGCGCCAGCCTCGATCAGCTCAGCACCTATGCCGACGGCGATGCAAGCTATCTGACGCCGCTGCTCGCCGCGTCACAACATGTGGGCAAACTGTCGCTGGCACGGGACAAACTGGTCAGCAGTGGGCGCAGCGAGCTGGCGGCAGACGTTGAGCGCGAAGTGGCGCAACTGCGCACGCAAGCGCAGGCCATCGATGCCCTGCCTTTGCGCGGCGTTGTCGCGAAAAGCGCATCCGGCAGCGACGATTTCGCGGCAATGATGGGCATCGAAAATACCGAACAAACCATTGCCGAGGATGCGGGAATCGGGCTCAAACGCGAACTCAACAGCCTGCTCGGTCGCTATCCTGCCGAGCTGGCGCGTACACGCGAGCAGATCCAGAAACGCACCGATCTCAGTGCCGCCACCCATCAGAAAATTGCCGCGGTGCAGCAAGCCATCGCTGCGCTGGAACCTGTAGTGCGTGCTCAGCACGGGCAAATTCAAGGTGAAGTGCGCTTGATGCAGGGCGCAATGATCGGCCTGATTTTGCTGATCGCGCTGCTGATCGATACGTTACAGCGACGCCTCTCGCGCACCCTGACGAACTTGGCGCCGGCGCTTTCAACGTGGGCCGAGGGCGACTTCAGCCACGACATTCATCTGGGTAAAACCAACCGCGAACTGCAAGATATCGAAGCCTCGCTCAATCGTCTGCGCGCGTATCTGGTGGATCTGGTCGGGACGATTCGCGGCAATGCCGAGCAAGTGGCCGGCAGCAGTCGCACCCTCGCCGAACTGAGCAACGACTTGCACAGCGGCGCCGAACACCAGGCTGGAGATACGGCGCTGATCCGCGACTCGCTTGGCGAACTGGAGGCCACCATCCAACAGGTTGCCGGTGACGCGCGACAGGCGGCAGATGCCAGCCGTCACGCCGGTCTGGCCGTCGAGCATGGTCAGACGGTGATCGGCCAGAGCCTGACCGGCCTGCATGCGTTGGTTGGCGAAGTGCAAGGCAACGCACAGATGATTGAACATCTGGCTGAGGAGTCGGCCACCATCGGCGGCGTGTTGACCGTGATTCGCTCGATTGCCGACCAGACCAATCTGTTGGCTCTGAACGCGGCAATCGAAGCGGCACGCGCCGGAGAGATGGGCCGCGGTTTTGCCGTGGTCGCCGAAGAAGTGCGCTCGCTGGCGCAACGCACTGCCGGGGCAACGGCGGAAATTCAAACGCTGATCGCAGGCTTGCAAACCGCCGCCCGTCAATCGGTCGAGGGCATGCGCGCGCAAGTCGAACACGCCGAAGCCACCGCCAATCAGGCGCAGGCGGCGGACGGCGCGCTGGACAAGATAGTCGGCGCTATCCAGACCATTGCCGACACCGCCGTGCGCATCGCCGATGTCACGGCGCAGCAAAGTGGCGCGGTCAGCGAAATACGCGATCACAGCGAGCGGATTCATCAACTTGGCGGGGATAATCTGTTGCGTATCGGCCGAGGGCGTGAACAAGGTGAGAATCTGCTGGCATTGGGCGGGCAACTGCATACCGCCGTTCAAGCCTTTCGCGTCTGA